The following DNA comes from Streptomyces sp. NBC_00690.
GTACGGCTGACCCCGCCCACCCCGACGCCCCGATCCCTGAGGTGGCTCAGCCCAGCCGTAGTTGGTGCAGCATCAGCAGCCCGGCCGCCATGTTGGCGGCCGGGACCTCGCCCCGGGCGATCATGTCCGGCACCCATTTCAAGGGCACCCATTCCCGGCGCGACGACTCGAAGTCGTCCTGGGGATGACCGATGTAGGTGGCGCTGTCGGCCCAGTAGAGGTGGTGTCGGGAGTCGGTGAGGCCGTTGGACGGCTCCACGGTCATCAGTGGGCGCAGCGGACCGGGACGCCAACCCGTCTCTTCCTCCATCTCCCTGGCCGCTGCGCTCTCGATGTCCTCTCCGTCCTCGACGACGCCCGCGGCCAACTCCCACCCCCAACTGTCCGTGATGAACCGGTGGCGCCAGAGCATCAACACCTCGTTCGCGGTGTTGACGGCCGTCGCGATGGCGACGGGACGCATCCTGATGAGGAAGTGGTCCAGGTGTCGGCCGTCAGGAAGCTCGACATCTGCGAGGTTCACGGTGAACCAGCGATTTTGATACACAGTTTGTTCGTTTAAGTTCATCCACTGCACGTCTTGTGCCGCCCTTCGACCAGTCGATGGCAACATCGCAGCAGGCGCAGGGCTCCCAAGGGGCATCACAGCGAAGAGTGGGCCGGATAGGAACGTGCGCTTCCGGACATCGAGGCGTGCGGTCGGACGCCAAAATGCCCTCAGGGGCCGATATGCCCGGACCATGGAACGCCCGCCGTGACGCATCGAGCCCCCAAGGGGGACACGATCGTCGCCCTCTCGCCCTACAGGGGCACGCGCAACGCACTGTCGATGCGCTCGGCTGCTTCGTCGGCCCGTGCCGACCGGCTGGCCACCAACTGCTCCCGCACCAGCCTCAGTCGACCGCGCAACCGCCGGGACTCCATTCCCCGCGCCCGCTCCGCCATCTCCGTGGCCGTCTGTGCCGCCCGATCGGCCTCGCCACGACAGAGTTCGATCTGACAGAGCATCGCCAGCCGGTGGACCCGTCCCCGGTCATGTGCCGGAGCGCCCACGGCAGCCGCCGCATGGTCATGGGCCGCCGACAGATCGCCGAGGCTGAGCAACGCCTCGGCGGTCTGCACATTGATCAGACCCGGCTGGACATAACCGGTCTCCTCCGGCTCACCGGCCGGGTGGATGCGTGCCGCCTCGCGCTCCGCACGCCGGATGCACCGCAGCGCACCCGCACGGTCCCCGAGCCGGGCGTACGCCTTGGCCTGCGTGGCATAGAGGTCGGAGGCGAGGGCGGGCGTGATCTGGGCGCCCGCCGTCCTCAGCGCGGCCTCGGCGAAGGCCACCGCCTGCCGGTACTCCCCCAGCAGCAGGGACTGGTTGACCAGCAGTGCGATCACATAGGCGCCGAGCCCTCGATCACCACTGGCCTTGGCCAATCGCAACGCTTGGTGGAAGTAGCGCTGGGCGAGCCCATGGGCATCGGAGTCATAGGCGCAGATGCCGGCGACGGCGACCAGTCCACCGGTGGCCCGGTGCAGTTGCCTGCCGAGTTCATTGCCGTAGGAGCCGCGCAGCAACGGGGCCGTCGCGGTGGTGAGGAACCCGACGATGCGTGCCCGGGTCGCCATTCCGCCGGCCCTGCGGTACATCAACTCGTAGTGCGTACGGGCTGCCCGCAGGGTCACGATGTCGGCGGGAGAGACGCTCATCGGCCCGGCCCGCGAGACATCGGCGTCCTCCGGGGGGTTCTCCCACTCCCAGACGGGCATCACCGCCGATGTGCCCGTGACGGCGGGCGCCTCGATGACGTGTCGGCGCTGCTGTTCGTCCGAACGCCACAGTGCGGTGGCCCGCTCGACGAAACTGCACAGCGGTGAACCCGTCTCCCCCACTCCTTGGCCGCTCACCCCGAGCCCGATGTCCCCGAGGGTCAGGGCACGGTTCAGTCGCTCGGCGAGGACCTCGCAGATCAGATCGGGCACCTGTCCCCGGGGGCGCTGCCCCTTGAGCCAGCGGGCCACGGCAGTGTGCTCGTACCGCAGTGACAACCCCTTGGCCCCACCGGCCCGGTTCACCCGGGCGGCGAGGCCCGCGTGGGAGAAACCAGCCTCGTCAAGCAAGGCATCGAGCAAGGTGTTGGGCTGCATGGGGCCCTCCGGAGGCTCAGTGGGCCCAGCGTAGTGGACGACCCATTCACACGGGGTGTGAACACAACGCCCCGACCGGTGGTGCGTGCGCTCTGCCGCACCACCCCGGGCGGTTGTTGACTGAGTGGCCTCTCATAGAGGCGGCCGGATCACCGCGCTCCCCCTCGTACAGCGCGGTGATCCTCCATCGCGTCGTCCGCTTCGCCTTCTGCCCGACACTCCGCGGCGGAGCGGACGACGCCGGCCGCATCGGCCATCAGCGGGCCAGGCCCAAGGGATCCAGGGCGTCCTGCTGGTGGGCGGGCCCCCCGCGGGGGCGGTGCACTGCTTCCCCACCGGGCGCCGCCCGCGGGCGGTCGTTGCGCAGCGCCAACAGAGCCGTGTCATCGCCGATCCGCCCCCGGGTGTGCCGTAACAGCTGCGCATGGACATCGGCGATCAGGGCGGCCGGTGACGGCGGACCGCCACGGACCGCCTGCCGCAGGTACGCCTCCAAGTCGAAGAAGGCGCCCGTGGCGTTCCGGGCGTCGGTCGCCCCGTCGGTGTGGAGGAAGAGGACCTCGCCCGGTAACAGCGGTGCACCGTGCCACACCGGTGGGAGCGCGGGCAGGGGGAAGGTGCCGAGCGGCGGCAGCGGCTCTCCCCAGCACAGCGGTCGTACCTCGGGCCCGAGCCGATAGGGCCAGGGGTGACCGCAGTTGAGCACCGTCAGGGTGCCGTCCCCGGCGATCTCCACCAGCAGCACGGTGACGAACTCCTCCGCCGACGGCCCGTCCGACTCACCGGTGCCCGGTGCATCCCGCGCCTGCTCGCGCAGATGCCGCTGGAGGGACCGTTCCAGCCGGCGCAGGACGCCGAGGAGTTCGGGCTCGTCGTGCACGGCCTCCCGGAAGCTGCCGAGGACGGCCGCGACGGCACCGATCGCCGGCAGCCCGTGGCCGCGGACGTCGCCGATGATCATCCGTACGCCGTAGGGCGTGTCGACCGCCTCGTACAGATCGCCGCCGATGGTCGCCTCGCGGGTGGCCGAGCGCTGGGCGGCGGCGATCGTGAGCCCGTCGAGTTCCGCGGGAACGGGCCGCAGCAGTACGCGCTGGGTGGCCTGCGCGACGGCCCGGACCCGTTTGAGCTCATGACCGAGATGACGACGGACGCCCACCACCAGACCCGCGCCGACGGTCAGGAGGACGGCACCTTCGACGATCCGCTCGCCGAGCCCTTCGGGATGGCTGGGCGGCATGAGGCGCCACAGCAGCGCCACGACACCGCAGATGACGGCGAGCGTGAGGGGGGTGTTGAAGCGTCGGGCCGTCGCGCGTGCTGCATCGAAAGCACCCGATGAGTCCGACGGACCAAACGAAACAGACGAACCAAACAAGACACATGAGCCCGATGAAATCGACGAGCCCGATGCACCAGACGAAGGACGTCCGTCGTCGCCGTGACGGTCGGGCTCTCGCCGAAGGCCCATCCCCAACGCGCCCTCGTGCAGCGGCCCGGCCGAGCGGCCTTGACCATCGGTGGTTCCACGCAGACCCGATAACCGGCGCACACCGGTCCTTCGGACCGTCGTATCCGTCTCGGCCGTGCCGGACGAGAGCGCCCGCTCGTCGTGGGACGAGCGAGCGGTCCCGTTGGAATCGGCCGCCCACCACCGCGGTCGCAGACAGGCGGCCATCAACTGGAGGGTTCTCGACCGGAGCACGGTCGGAACGAGAGGTGAAGACCTGATGCGGATCATGCCGATGGTCCCCTCAGAAGGCCCGGTCCGGCGCACCGGCCGCCCGATCGGCCGGGACGATCCCACCGACGGCAGCGCCTGCCGGTCGGTGATTCCGTCGATCGTGGCGGAACGGCGGAAGGGACGAGAACTTCGCCCTCCCTTCTCACCCGAACGAGTGAGACTGGGGGTTTCACCTCGACAGAGGCAAGGGGCGCACCCAGATGACCGGATGCGCCCCCGAGGAGCGGACTGGAGCGATCAGGCTCCGCGGAGCACGGCTCCCGTGTGCTCGGTCGCACTCGCCACCGCGGTGTCCCGCGCGGCGGACGCCTCCTCGACCGTCAGGGTGCGGTCGGGCGCCCGGAAGCGCAGCGCGTACGCCAGGGACTTCTTGCCCGTTTCGATCTGGTCGCCGGTGTAGACGTCGAACAGCCGGATGGATTCGAGCAGTTCGCCCGCGCCGAGCGTGAGGAAGTGCTCCACGGCCGCTGCCGGCACCGCCTGATCGACGACGAGCGCCACGTCCTGGGTGGCCACCGGGAACGTGGAGATCCGGGGTGCGGGGAGCACCCCTTCCCCAGCGAGCTCGACCAGGTCCAGATCGAGTTCCATGGCACAGGTGCGGGCGGGCAGCCCCAGCGCCTTGACGACCCGGGGGTGCAGCTCGCCGGCGTACCCGACGGGCGTCTTCACGCCGTCGATGGCCACGAACAGTCCAGCGCACCTGCCGGGGTGCCACGGTCCGTACTGCGCCTGCTCGACGACGAGTTCGACACCCGCCTCCGCGGCGAGCAGCCGAGCGGCCTGTACGGCGTCGGCCCAGATGGCCGGTCGGCCCTGGCCCCACCAGCCGGCCTGTTCGCGGGCGCCCGCCAGCACCACGGCGGCGTGCCGCGGCTGTACGGGCAGAGCGGCGTCGAGTGCGGCGATCTCCGCATCGGTCGGCCGGCGGTCGACGGGGAGCGGTGCGGTCGTCCGCGGCCCGGCGGCCGGGTGGAAGACCACACCGGTCTCGAACAGTGCCAGGTCATGACTGCCGCGACCGTCGTTGCGGCGCAGTGCCCCGAGCAGTCCGGGCAGCAGCGTGGTGCGCAGCGCGGGCTCTTCGTCGGAGAGCGGGTTGACCAGCTTCACCAGTTTCCGGGCCGGGTCGTCGGCCGGAAGGTCGAGCTGGTCGAGGACCTGGGCACCGATGAAGGGGTAGTTCAGTGCTTCCACGTACCCCGCTCCGGCCAGCGCCCGGCCGATGCGGCGGGTGAGCCGCTGCCGGTCGGTGAGGCCGCTGCCGGACGTGGGCCGCGGAAGGGTGGAGGGGAGGTTCTCGTACCCCTGGAGGCGGATGACCTCTTCGGCAAGGTCGTTCGGTGCGGTGAGGTCGGGACGCCAGGACGGGATGGTGACGACGAGTTCGTCCTGCCCGTACACATCGCAGCCGACTTCTTGGAGACGGCGTACGACGATCTCCCTGCCGTACTCCATCCCCGCCACCCGGTCGGGGTGGTCGGCGCGCATGGAGACCGTGCGCGGCGCGGACGGGGAGATCACCTGGGTGACCCCGGCCTCGGCGGTGCCGGCGCCGAGGAGGACCAGCAGGTCGACGGTGCGCTGCGCGGCGGCGGCGCCGGCCAGCGGGTCCACTCCGCGTTCGAAGCGCCGCGACGCCTCGGAGGAGAGCTTGTGGCGGCGTGCGGTGCGCGCGATGGCGACCGGGTCGAAGTGTGCGGCTTCGATCACGATCTCGGTGGTGCGGCGCGACACCGTGTCGTCGGCGGCTTCGACGTGGTCGGCGATCTCGGTGTTGGCTCCGCCCATGACGCCCGCGAGGCCGATGGGCCCACGGTCGTCGATGATCACCAGGTCATCGGCGTCCAGGACGCGATGGACGCCGTCGAGCGTGGTGAGCTTCTCGCCCGCCTCGGCACGACGGACCCCGATGGCGCCCTCGATCAGCGTGCGGTCGTAGGCGTGCAGCGGCTGGCCCAGCTCCAGCATCACGTAGTTCGTGATGTCGACGGCGAGCGAGATCGGGCGCATGCCCGCCTTCTGGAGGCGGCGCGTCAGCCAGATCGGGGACCGGGCGTCGGGGTTGAGACCGGTGACGGTGCGCGCGGTGAACCGGTCGCAGCCGACCGGGTCGGCGACGTGCACCGGGTAGCCGTGGGCGTTCGGTCCCGGGACGTCGAGCAGCGCCGGGTCGCGCAGCGGCAGACCGTAGGCGATGGCCGCCTCACGGGCGACGCCCCGCAGGGAGAGGCAGTAGCCCCGGTCCGGGGTGACGGCGATGTCGAGGACCTCGTCATAGAGCTCCAGGAGCGCGGCGGCGTCGATGCCGGGCTCGTACTCGGGCGGCAGGACGATGATCCCGTGGGTGCCGTCGTCACCCATGCCGAGTTCGTCCGCGGAGCAGATCATGCCGCGGGACATCCGGCCGTACGTCTTGCGCTCGGCGATCCGGAAGTCGCCGGGCAGTACGGCGCCGGGGAGTGCGACGACCACCTTGTCGCCGACCGCGAAGTTCCGGGCGCCACAGATGATCTCTTGGAGCTCGCCGGTGCCGTTGGACTGGCCGACGTCCACCAGACAGTGGCGGATGGGCTTCTTGAACTCGGTCAGTTCCTCGATGGCGTGGACCCGACCGACGACCAGCGGGCCGGTGAGGCCGGCGCCGAGCTGCTCGACGCTCTCGACCTCAAGGCCGGCGGCGACCAGCTTCGCCTGTACGTCCCGGCCAGTGGTGCTCGCCGGCAGGTCGACGTACTCCCGCAACCAGGAAAGCGGGACCCGCATCAGATCTCCATCCCGAACGGCCGAGTGAACCGGACGTCACCCTCGACCATGTCTCGCATGTCTTCGACGTTGTGGCGGAACATCAGCATCCGTTCGATGCCGAACCCGAAGGCGAATCCGCTGTACTTCTCCGGGTCCACCCCGCAGGCGACGAGCACCTTCGGATTGACCATCCCGCAGCCGCCGAGCTCGATCCAGCCCTCGCTGGAACAGGTGCGGCAAGGGCGGTCCGGGTTGCCGACGGACTCGCCGCGGCAGACGTAGCAGACCATGTCCATCTCGGCCGAAGGCTCCGTGAACGGGAAGAAGTTCGGCCGCAGCCGGGTCTTCATGCCCTCGCCGCCGAAGAGCGCCTGGACCATGTGGTCCAGCGTGCCCTTGAGGTCGGCCATGGTCAGGCCCTCGTCGACAGCGAGCAGTTCGACCTGGTGGAAGACGGGCGTGTGGGTCGCATCGAGCTCGTCGGTGCGGTACACGCGCCCCGGGCAGACCACATAGACCGGGGGTTCGCGATAGAGCAGCGAGCGGATCTGCACGGGAGAGGTGTGGGTGCGCAGCACCACACCGGTGCCCGTGCCCGCGTCGGACTCGGGCCCTTCGACGAAGAAGGTGTCGGCCTCACCGCGGGCGGGGTGGTCGGGACCGATGTTGAGCGCGTCGAAGTTGAACCACTCGGCCTCGGCCTGCGGGCCTTCGGCGACCTCGTAGCCCATGGCCACGAAGACGTCCTCGATGCGCTCGGAGAGCGTGGTCAGCGGGTGGCGCGCACCGGCGGGAACTCGGTCGTGGGGCAGGGTGACATCGACTGCCTCCTCCACCAGGACCCGGGTGTCTCGCTCGGCCTCCAGCTCGACCTGGCGGACGGCGAGTGCCTTGTTCACGGCACCGCGGGCCTGGCCCACGCGCTTTCCGGCCGCGGCCTTCGCCTGTGGCGGCAGGGCTCCGATCTCACGGTTGGCGAGCGCGAGCGGCGAGGTACCGCCGGTGTGCGCGACCTTCGCGTGGGCGAGTGCGTCGAGATCGCCGGCGGCGGCGAAGGCGGCGAGCGCCTCGTCCCGCATGCGCTCGATGACTTCCGGTTTCAGTGCCTCGACCTCGACTGGGTCATACGACTTGTTGGGTGCCGACATCTCTTCCCGTGTTTCCGATTGGCTGGTGGCCGCGGCCCCCACTCGACGACTGGGACGTAAACGTGCCAAGGGTCGAGTCTAAAGGTCGCGGACGGTTGCTGTTCCGGGGGACGGCCCGTGGGCCGGATGACCGGCGGGGCCGACTCGCTCTGCGATGGGCCCGCAGGGGCCCTCAGGCCAGATAGGCCGGGGCGCCGACGGGCAAGATAAATCGGAACTCGGCGCCGCCACCGGGCCCCCGGCCAACGGTGATGGTGCCGCCGTGCGCCTCGACGATGCCTTTGACGATGTAGAGGCCAAGGCCGGTGCCACCGCGTTTGCTCCCCCGCCAGAAACGGGTGAAGACACGGCCCATCGACTCCTCGGGGATGCCGGGGCCTTCGTCGCTCACGGTGACTGCCGTGCCCTTCTCGTCGTCCGTCGCCGATGCCGGCGCCACCTCGATGGTGACGGTTCCGGCGCCGTGGCGCACCGCGTTTTCCAGCAGGTTGCCGAGCACCTGGTCGATCTTGTCGGGATCGGCCCAGAGATCGGGGAGTTCCCGGGCGATCCGGACGAAGAACCGATCCGGGCTCTGGCCGCTGGCTATGTGGGCCTGGACGTGGCGGCCCACGGCGGTCGCCACATCGACGGGCTGACGGCGCACTTCGAGCCGGCCGGAGTCGATGCGGGAGATGTCGAGGAGTTCGGCGATCAGGCGGGTGACCCGGTTGGCGTCCGCGTCGACGGTCTCCAGCATCAGCCGCTTCTGGTCGTCGGTGAACCGCTCCCACTTGGCCAGCAGGGTGGCCGTGAACCCCTTGACCGAGGTCAGGGGGGAGCGCAGCTCATGGGCGACGGTGGCGATCAGTTCCGCGTGGCTGCGCTCGGTGCGACGACGCGCCTCGGTGCCACGCAGACTGATCACCAGTCGGTGCACCGGGCCGGTGGGGAAGTCGCGTACGTAGCGGGCGGAGACGAGGACCTCGCGTCCGCCGGGGAGCAGCAGATTGCGCTCCGGCTGTCCCACCCGGGTGGCCAGGCCGCCGTAGGGGTCGGTCAGGGTCCACCAGCGGCGCCCCTTGAGGTCCTCCAGGGGCAGGGCGGTCTCCAGGGGCCGGCCGATGGCTTCGGCCCGTGCGACGGCGGTGATACGGACGGCGGCCTTGTTGAAGCAGATCACCCGGCCGGTCTCATCGGCCACGACGAGGCCGTCGGGCAGATCGTCGGGGTCGATGCCGAAGACCTCGGGATCGGCCGAAGGGCGCACCGATCGTCCATGTGTCTTCGCGGGCCCGCTCGTCCCGACAACCATCCCCGTACCCCACCTCTCCGCCAACACAGTGGGCCCCCGAGCCCGTCACCCTACTAGCTGGACGAGACCGTGCGGAGCCCCTGCGCGGTACTCCCACGGAGGTGAGCACCGCATGTCATCGTGCGCCCCCGGTGCGCTGGGCGCGCGCAGAGGCATAGAGGCATACGGCTGCGGCGGTCGCCAGGTTCAGACTTTCTGCCTTTCCGTGGATCGGAACCCTGACCACGGCGTCCGCGAGGGCTCGGGTCTCCTCGGGAAGTCCCCATGCCTCGTTGCCGAAGACCCAGGCCGTGGGGCCTCCCATCGTTCCCGCGTCCAGCGCGTCGTCGAGGTCGTCCTCGCCCGCGCCGTCTGCGGCCACCACTCTCACCCCCGCTTCCTTGAGCTGCTCGATGGCGGTCTCGACAGGCACGCCGACCGCGACGGGCAGATGGAAGTGCGAGCCGACGGAGGCACGGACCGCCTTCGGGTTGTAGAGGTCGACGGAGGCGTCCGTGAAGACGACGGCATCGGCTCCGGCAGCGTCCGCGCAGCGCAGGACGGTGCCGGCGTTGCCGGGGTCCCGGACGTGGGCGAGCACGGCGACCAGCCGGGGGCGGCTGCGCACGATCTCCTCGAAGGGCGAGTCGACGAAGCGGCAGACGCCCACCAGTCCCTGGGGCGTGACGGTCGTCGAGATGTCGGCGATGACGTCCTCGCTGGCGAGGTGGATCCGAGCGCCCGCCTCCTGGGCGGCGTCAAGGATGTCCGCGTATCGCTCCGCCGCCTCGGGCGTGGTGAACAGCTCGCTGAGGGTCGCGACGCCGTCGCTGCGGTGCCCGGCCGCTTCCCGCACAGCCTGCGGTCCCTCGGCCAGGAAGAGCCGATCCTTGCCGCGGAAGTTCCGCTTCGCGAGCCGCCGCGCGGCGGCGACCCGGGTGGAGCGGGGTGAGATCAGCTCGGGGGCGGACATGGACTCGCTTTCGTCTGCGGAGTTCGGCTACGGGGTGCGGTGCGGGCCGGTGGGGCCGCAGCGGGCGGGGGCGCGGAGCGTCGCAGGGCGCCCTGACGCACTCGGACCCGTAGACCACGAGGGCCTACGGGTCCGATACATCAACCGGGGCGCAGCGCTTAGGCGGCGGCCTTCGGCGCGTTGACGTCGGCCGGAAGGGCCTTCTGCGCCACCTCGACGAGCGCGGCGAACGCGTTGGCGTCGTTCACGGCGAGCTCGGCCAGGATCTTGCGGTCCACCTCGATGTTGGCGGCCTTCAGACCCTGGATGAGGCGGTTGTACGTCATGCCGTTCTGGCGGGCAGCGGCGTTGATCCGCTGGATCCACAGCTGACGGAAGTCACCCTTGCGCTTCTTGCGGTCGTTGTAGTTGTAGACCAGGGAGTGGGTGACCTGCTCCTTGGCCTTGCGGTACAGGCGCGAACGCTGACCGCGGTAACCCTTGGCCGCCTCGAGGATTGCCCGGCGCTTCTTGTGGGCGTTGACTGCCCGCTTGACGCGTGCCACTTGTTAACTCCTTGTAGCGGGGTCGTGGTTACTCATCACACGACCCGAATTCGATTGGGTCCCGGTCCTGACGTCCCTCGGCCTCCGTCACCGGAGGCGGGACGTCACTTGCCGAGAAGCTTCTTGATCTTCTTGGCGTCGCCCGGAGCCATCTCCGCGTTGCCCGAGAGGCGACGCGTCAGCGTGGACGGCTTGTGCTCAAGCAGGTGGCGCTTGCCGGCGCGCTCACGGAGCACCTTGCCAGTGCCGGTGATCTTGAAGCGCTTCTTGGAACCGCTGTGCGTCTTGTTCTTCGGCATAGCGCCGTTATCTCCTCGTCAGTGGCGCTCCCCCGGTGCCCGGGGGCACCGGCACTCAGGAGCGTCAGATCTTGGTTTCTGGTTCCGGGCGGGACCCGGGGCGCCGGCGAGCGGCTGCCCCTTCGGTCACGACTCGGAGGGCGTCTCGACAGGCTCGTCGGCAGGCTCGTCTTCAGCCTGGACCTTCGTACCGGTGCGGTCTGCCTTGCGTGCGGCCTGGGCCTCACGTGCCTCGGCCATGGCCTCGGTCTTCTTCTTGTGCGGGCCAAGAACCATGATCATGTTCCGGCCGTCCTGCTTCGGGTTCGACTCGATGAATCCGAGGTCCTCGACATCGGAAGCGAGACGCTGAAGCAGGCGGAAGCCAAGCTCGGGGCGGGACTGCTCACGACCACGGAACATGATCGTGATCTTGACCTTGTCGCCCTGCTTGAGGAACCGAACGACGTGACCCTTTTTGGTGTCGTAGTCGTGCGGGTCGATCTTCGGCCGGAGTTTCATCTCCTTGATGACCGTGTGCGCCTGGTTCTTGCGCGCCTCACGGGCCTTCATGGCCGACTCGTACTTGAACTTCCCGTAGTCCATGAGCTTGCACACGGGCGGCCGGGCGTTCGCCGCGACCTCGACCAGGTCGAGGTCGTACTCCTGAGCGAGCTCAAGGGCCTTGGCGAGCGGGACGATGCCCACCTGCTCACCACTCGGACCGACAAGCCGTACTTCGGGAACGCGAATCCGGTCGTTAATGCGGGGCTCGGCGCTGATGGATCCTCCTCGGTAGCACCACGCGACCGACTGGAGGCCAGCCGCGTAACGTCTGTTGTGAGACCAACCGAGCCAGAACACGAAAAATGCCCCGGACGGGACACAGGCAGTAGCTCCGCGAATACCGGAACACCGCCGCGATCAACCGCGGGGCGCACATCGGGCGACTTCCATCGTCCGTACGGAACGATGGGCGCCGCCTGACCGGTGACCCGCCGCCCAGAGAGCGGCCAGGTGGGAGATCGGAGCCTCCACTTGTGGGCTGGGCACACGCGTGTCCAGCCGGTCGTCACACAAGGTTAGCAGCTCTAGGAGGGAGGGGGTAACCGACGGCCCGGATCGGCGCCGGCGTGGCGGGGCATATCGTGTGGGGCATGAACGATGCGACACCGCACCCCGAGCAGTCCGAGCACACGGCTGCTGCCCAGACCCCCGACTTCGACGCCCTGGCCCGCGACATCGCCGAGGTCCCGGCCGTCGAGGTGATCGTCACGGTCGCGGTGAACCTGATGAGCGCAGCCGCCGTCAAGCTCGGCCTGGCCGCCGACGAGGCCGGCACCGAACACAAGGATCTGGACGAGGCGCGCAAGCTGGTGCACGCGCTGGCGGGCCTGTTGGACGCCAGCACCACGGAGATCAGCTCGTTCCACGCTGCTCCGCTGCGGGACGGGTTGAAATCCCTCCAGCTGGCCTTCCGCGAGGAGTCCCTGGTTCCGGACGAGCCGGGCAAGGGCCCGGGCGAGAAGTACACCGGACCCGTCTACGGCTGACCCGCGGGAGCGGATCTCGCCCGCGGACGACCTCCGGGCGACCTTCAGACCGCACAGTCGGGCTCAGCCGAGCTTCAGACGACCCTGATGAACAAGGGCTCGCCCACGGGCGCCGCACCGACCGGCAGCAACGCCAGGTCGAGGCCGCGTACCAGGCGGGCCCTCAGCACATCATGGCCGGCCAGTGCCTCGGCCACCCCGCGCACGGCATCGGCCTGCGCCGCGCCTTCGGCCAGCACCAGGGCGAGGGTTCCGTCCGCGCCCTGGCCACCGCGCACCAGTTGGGCCCGGAGCACGGCCGGCTCGGCGCTGACCGTCTGCCGCAGCACGTCGAGCACCGCGGGGTCATCCAGCGGATCGGCGCTGGTGCGCCCCTCAGCGAGTGCCCGCAGCGCCGCACCGCTCAGTTGGAACGGCACCGGCCCCGCCAGATCAAGGACCAGGGTGTCGGCCTTCTCATGGGCGGCGGCCTGGAGCGCCTGGTGCAGGGGCACGGCGACGGGACGGGCCTGGGCGTCCCAGCGCGCGAGGGAATCCAGCGAGGTGAAGGCGGGCAGGGCCCGACGATCACCCGCGGTGAGCGTCGGCACGGCCATGTCGCTGGTCTTCTCCCGGCGCAGCCCCGCCTCGTCCACCTCGACCTCGCCGAGGACGGCGACGACGGGAACCAGCAGTCGCGCCCCCTGGAGTGCCTCAAGGACCTGCCGCTCCGCGGTGCGGTCCTTCGCCCAGACGGCGAGCGCCGCGGCCAGTCGGGGGTCGGCGGTGCCGTCGTCGTCGGAGAAACCGGGGTCCGGGATGTTCTTGAGCGCCACGGGCCGAGCCTAGTTCCTCGCCGGGGCGCGCTGCGCCCCAGGGTCGTGTCCCGAAGGCCGGATCCAGCGCCTGCTCGTGCTGCCAGCCACAGGGGTACGTCCAAGGCGTCGCAGTCGGG
Coding sequences within:
- the rplT gene encoding 50S ribosomal protein L20 yields the protein MARVKRAVNAHKKRRAILEAAKGYRGQRSRLYRKAKEQVTHSLVYNYNDRKKRKGDFRQLWIQRINAAARQNGMTYNRLIQGLKAANIEVDRKILAELAVNDANAFAALVEVAQKALPADVNAPKAAA
- a CDS encoding SseB family protein, whose protein sequence is MALKNIPDPGFSDDDGTADPRLAAALAVWAKDRTAERQVLEALQGARLLVPVVAVLGEVEVDEAGLRREKTSDMAVPTLTAGDRRALPAFTSLDSLARWDAQARPVAVPLHQALQAAAHEKADTLVLDLAGPVPFQLSGAALRALAEGRTSADPLDDPAVLDVLRQTVSAEPAVLRAQLVRGGQGADGTLALVLAEGAAQADAVRGVAEALAGHDVLRARLVRGLDLALLPVGAAPVGEPLFIRVV
- a CDS encoding TrmH family RNA methyltransferase is translated as MSAPELISPRSTRVAAARRLAKRNFRGKDRLFLAEGPQAVREAAGHRSDGVATLSELFTTPEAAERYADILDAAQEAGARIHLASEDVIADISTTVTPQGLVGVCRFVDSPFEEIVRSRPRLVAVLAHVRDPGNAGTVLRCADAAGADAVVFTDASVDLYNPKAVRASVGSHFHLPVAVGVPVETAIEQLKEAGVRVVAADGAGEDDLDDALDAGTMGGPTAWVFGNEAWGLPEETRALADAVVRVPIHGKAESLNLATAAAVCLYASARAQRTGGAR
- the rpmI gene encoding 50S ribosomal protein L35; translation: MPKNKTHSGSKKRFKITGTGKVLRERAGKRHLLEHKPSTLTRRLSGNAEMAPGDAKKIKKLLGK
- a CDS encoding DUF1844 domain-containing protein, coding for MNDATPHPEQSEHTAAAQTPDFDALARDIAEVPAVEVIVTVAVNLMSAAAVKLGLAADEAGTEHKDLDEARKLVHALAGLLDASTTEISSFHAAPLRDGLKSLQLAFREESLVPDEPGKGPGEKYTGPVYG
- a CDS encoding sensor histidine kinase — protein: MVVGTSGPAKTHGRSVRPSADPEVFGIDPDDLPDGLVVADETGRVICFNKAAVRITAVARAEAIGRPLETALPLEDLKGRRWWTLTDPYGGLATRVGQPERNLLLPGGREVLVSARYVRDFPTGPVHRLVISLRGTEARRRTERSHAELIATVAHELRSPLTSVKGFTATLLAKWERFTDDQKRLMLETVDADANRVTRLIAELLDISRIDSGRLEVRRQPVDVATAVGRHVQAHIASGQSPDRFFVRIARELPDLWADPDKIDQVLGNLLENAVRHGAGTVTIEVAPASATDDEKGTAVTVSDEGPGIPEESMGRVFTRFWRGSKRGGTGLGLYIVKGIVEAHGGTITVGRGPGGGAEFRFILPVGAPAYLA
- the infC gene encoding translation initiation factor IF-3: MFWLGWSHNRRYAAGLQSVAWCYRGGSISAEPRINDRIRVPEVRLVGPSGEQVGIVPLAKALELAQEYDLDLVEVAANARPPVCKLMDYGKFKYESAMKAREARKNQAHTVIKEMKLRPKIDPHDYDTKKGHVVRFLKQGDKVKITIMFRGREQSRPELGFRLLQRLASDVEDLGFIESNPKQDGRNMIMVLGPHKKKTEAMAEAREAQAARKADRTGTKVQAEDEPADEPVETPSES